The DNA region AGTCATAGCCCTCAAAGTCTTTGGGGTAGAAGTAGGAATTAAAAGGGGACAGAGTAAAATCTAAGCCCGCTAAAGCAGGAGTCTTCACCAATTTCTGCTCTAACCTAAGTAGCCCAAGTCTTCCAGGGCCTTCGTGTTTTATCGTTTCCATATTCTGAGCCTCAGACTAAGTTGTAGCGCTGTAAGAGCAGGAGCTCATCCATGGTGAGCTTCTCACCGCGTTTGAACTTCTCCAAAGCAGCAACAGCCTTCTCGAAGTTGCTGTCCTTTTTGGCCCTCATTCTCGCAACCATCTTGTAAGCTATTAGCTCTTTGTGCTTGTCCTCGTACTCTCTTATCTTTCTCTCGACTTCTCTAAGCTCTCTCCTGACTTCCCTCATCCTCTCCCTGAGCTCAACGACCTTTTGGTGGTACTCATCGGCTTCCTTCTTGATCTCCTTAGCCTTCTCAAAGTTCTCTATCATTTGCTCGTGGAACTGCTGGCTCTGGTTTGCGAGTTGCTTGATCTCCAAGTTAATGCCCCTTCTTGCCTTCTTGAGGTTGTCAATTTTCTTCCTTACTTCAACAAGCTTGTTGTGGAATCTATCCGCCTGTTGGAGAATCTCAAGCTCGGTTGCAAGCACTTGGATTTGGTCGACGATTTGCCTCTCCCTTTCTGGGGAAACTGGCTTTGTTTGCAATTCCCACTCGAGCTTCTCAATCTTCTTCTCGATTTGATCCCTTGGCATGTTAAGCCTTCTCAACTGCTTGTACTCATCTCTCTTTGTCCTATACTCCAAAATCTCCTGATAGAGCAAGTCAAGCTGAGCATTTATTTCATCTCTGTTCTTCTTAAGCTCTTGAATTTGTTTGTTTACTTCATCTCTCTTCTCCTTAAACTCTCTCGCTTTTTGCCTTAAGGCTTGAACCTCCTTATTTTTCTCATCTCTCTTTTGGATCCAGACGTTGAGCTCCTTTTGTAGCTCATCAAGCTTTATCTGGATCTCCTTCTTCTCATTTTCAAGAGCCTCTATCTCCTGCTTTATCCTCTTAATTTCCTCTGGATCTACTTTCACTTGCATGTCCATACCCCTTCCTTGTTTTTAGAACAGGTGATCATCCTTCCATCGCCTTTATTTAAGCTTCAGCTTAGAAGAGTGCAAAGGTAAATAAAAACTTTTTGGATAGTTGACCAAAATGGGGTAATTCCCTAAAAGTGAAAAAGGTCTTAAAATTCCTATTATTTCCAATGCACAACCATAAGCCATCTAATTGCACAGAGACAGCAATAAAGAGCATTAAATGCACTAAAAAAAGCAGAACTAAAAATTAGTGAACTACCAACGTAATAGGGGATATACAACTGTCGTCGTTTATTATCAAAAGAGTTTTAATATTGTCATGAGAAAAAACGCTCGGTGAGAGAATGCACGAAATCTATGAGAGAGAAGTTTTGAAAAAGCTGAGAGAATTAAACGCTAAAAGGGTTTTAATTCAAACGCCTGAAGGCTTAAAGAGAGAAGCACAATATTTAGCAGACTTTTTGGAAGGCGAAGAAATTGAGGCAATAATAAGTGGTGACATAAACTATGGAGCGTGCGATCCGGCTGATAGAGAGGCGAAGCTTTTGGGGTGTGATGTGCTCATACATTTGGGGCACTCCTATATGCAACTAAATTTAGAGGTTCCCACTATTTTTATCCCCGCTTTTGCAAAGGTTGATGTGGTTAAAGCATTAGACAAGAATTTGAACGAGATTAAAAAGCTCGGCAAAAAAATAGCCCTCGTTACAACAGCTCAGCACATAATGGATTTAAAAAAAGCTGTGGAGTTTTTGGAAGAAAAAGGGTTCCAAGTTTTCATTGGAGAAGGAGACAACAGAATCTCGTTTAAAGGTCAAGTTTTGGGGTGCAACTTCACAGCAGCAAAAGTTAACGAAGAAGTTGATGGGGTCTTATTCCTAGGCGCTGGTTACTTCCATCCCATAGGAGTAGCTCTAGCGACTAAAAAACCAACCCTAGCGGTAAACCCCTACAGCGGCGATGCTCTATGGATGGATAAAGAAGTGGAGCGCATAGTTAGAAAGAGGTGGGGGCAAATAGCCAAGGCCTACGATGCAAAGAAGTTTGGAGTTATAATAAGCATCAAAAAAGGACAGCTCAGACTTAGAGAGGCTAAGCGCATTATTGCCCTCCTAAAAGAGCACGGGCGTGAAGCTAAGCTCATAGCTATGAACTACATAAATCCAGATGCTCTAGAAGGCTTTGACTTCGATGCCTACGTTGTGGTTGCCTGTCCTAGGGTTCCAGTAGACGATGTCGAAAGATGGCGCAAAGCGGTTTTAACGCCAAGAGAGGTTGAACTTCTACTTGGCCTAAGAGAAGACTACGAGTTCGATGAAATTCTCGGGGGCAAGAGGGAAGAAGATGAACCCCTCGGAATAAGCCTAAAGCTCAGATAAGCTTATTAACTTCAATGGAAAGTGTCTATCATGGGCTGGGTTGAACTCCTCATAATCCTCTGCACCCTGAGCGCGCTGGTAGGAATATACTATAGTTTTTTAAAAGCCTCTCTTGATACCTTTACATACAAAAAGCCTAGAAGGGTGTACCTAGCACTTGTATCAATTCTTGCAGTGCTAATCTCCCTAAAGGTGAGCTACGTCCTCGGCTTTGCAACTCTAGTAAGCTTCTTAGCAGTGGAGCGCCTAAACTCAAGGGAGCTAATGTTGGTGGCATTCTCTACGCAGTTCGGCTTTATGATGGGCATGGCTGTTGTCATGATAATCCTAATCTCATTGGGCTTTATCTTTGATATTCCAGCGCTCAAAGTAGAGATGACATTCGAAGACATAATGAGGTTCCTCTCGCAACAGTGAGGGATTGCCATGAAGAAAAAGCACCTCGCAATGATCCTCTCAAAGCTTAAAGGGTTTAAAAACCCAAAATTTGGGCTTGAGCAGTATAAAACTCCGGGAAACGTTGCCGCCGAGCTTCTATGGTTGGCCTATTCTCTGGATGAGATTGAGGATAGGGTTATAGCGGACTTAGGAGCCGGAACTGGAGTTTTAAGCGTTGGGGCCTGTCTTCTTGGAGCAAAAAAAGTCTACGCTGTTGAAAAAGATGAAGAGGCTTTGAAAATAGCCGAAGAGAACGTTAAATCCCTAAAACTAGAGGAGTGCGTTGAACTAATTCACGCCGATGTGGGAAGTTTTCCCCAACGGGTAGATGCCGTGATAATGAACCCTCCCTTCGGCTCTCAAAATCCAAAGGCGGATAGACCTTTCCTCTTAAAGGCCTTTGAGATAAGCGACGTTGTCTATTCCATTCACTTAGCAAAACCAGAGGTTAGAAAGTTTATTGAGGCTTTCGTTAGGGACAACGGCTTTGAGATTACACACCGCATAAACATTGACTTTGAAATTCCAGCTCAGTTCTTCTTCCACAAGAAAAGGTTGGAGAGAATAAGGGTAGATATTTACAGGTTCGAGAGGACATCATTATAAAGTGAAAATAGATGTCACCCTTCCTCAAGAAAAAACACAAAAGAATGAAATTTTCAAGGATACTCCATGCACTCACTCCTTCTCAACTTTAACCCTGAGCTCTTCAGCAAACCAGTTTACTCTCTGTGGGAATGGAATTTCAATTCCCTCACTATCAAGGGCTTCCTTAACCCTCTGCACTATTGTACTCCTGACATCAAACCATTTTTCGCTCGGCGTCCAGGCTCTAACCGCTATGCTGACGCCGCTATCTTCAAGGTTATCCACAAAGATCATCGGCTCAGGCTCTGCTAAAACGTAGGCCATCTCATCAAGCGTTCTTTTTATAACATCTATTGCTTTTTGAGCGTCTTCCTTGTATGCAATGCTCACAACAATATCGACCCTCCTAGCAGGATACTTTTGGAGGTTCACTATCTCGCTGTTGAAGAGCTTCTCATTTGGAATTCTCACCAGAGTGCCGTCCCAAGTTCTTATACGCGTAGAGAGGATCCTTATATCGTGGACGACTCCCCCATATTCGCCAATTTTGACGGGGTCACCTATCTTGAGGGGTTTGTCAAAATACATGAAAATCCCCGAGATAAAGTTAGCTACAACTGTTTGAGCAGAAAATCCCAAAATGATACCCGTTATTCCAGCAGCCGCTATAAGTGTTGTTAGTTTACCCGCAAATCCAGCTATGTTGAGAGCTATGAAAAACGCCAATATAACTACCGCATAGTAGAAGAGCTTCCCCTTAAGCTGAGCTTCTGGCAAGTTGCCCTTCTTTACACCACTCATGACCATGTAGTCCTTAGATTTTTTCGCAATCATATATGAGAAATAGAAAACTAGGAATGCCGCTGTTAGGTTGCTGAGTGTTGTCCCTAAAACTTCATAGGCCAAAATGCCAAGCGTGTCAAAGGCATAGATCGCCGACACAACCAATATGAGCCTGTGAACCATGCTGGCAGTTTCTTCGTTGAATATCCATACATACTCAGTTCTTCTCGAAATCTCGCTTATGTAGTGTTTAACAAATCTCGCCAAAAATAGACCAATCACCAAAACTATGGCCGCCTTCACAATACTGCCAATTGTTATGTCGAATACCATATTCTCAGCAAAGAAGCCTTGATTAAAAAAGCCAGTAACATTGTTAGTCACGTTCATTCTCACCACCTCATTAGAAAATTCGGAAGGGATAAGGCTTCTTTTGTGGCGTTTAAACCTTCTTTCGGCGGTTTTCCGGTGTTGTTTACCTCTGGAGTGTGGTTCTTAACTGTAGTTATAAGCAAAGGATAGTAAGCTTTCTCTTTGTTGTAGAACATGACGCTTCCCTTTATCGGGATAACAATCCTCTCAAGCATCTTCCACTCGTTTGAGGGGTTGCTTACAACTATCTTTGCAGCCCCAATTGAGTTCGGCTCTTCGAAGTAAAAATCTGTGACGTGGTATCTAACTATAACTCCATTTTCAACCGTGCCGTATAGAGCATACTTCTCCCTTCCAATGAAGAAGTGGTCAATAGTTAAGTTTCCCACCTTAACTTCAACTTCTATAGGTGCCTCAACAAAGCCCGTTATGGCATCTCCCGGAGGAACTGTCAAAGGCTCTTTAAATTTAACCATTAAAAGCTTAACACCGTATCCCACAGCCGGAGAAGGGAGTATTTTAAGATTATCACTACCTTTTTTGATGATCCTCTGTACATTGTCTCTTTTGTAAAGAAGTATTTCATCAGTTTCTTCGAGGATGTGTATTCTCTCGCCACCAATCTTAATTATCTGCGTCCTCAGCTCAACATCTCCAAACATAAAGAAAAATAGGAGTCGAAAGATATAAAGTTTGCCTAAAGCTCAACATAAGAAAGTTAAAAACAAAGGATGCACTCAGACCTTCTCAAATCTGATGTCTTCTATCTTTACATGGGTGAAAATATTTGCCCCGTTCTGCTCGATGAAAACTCCTTTAGCCTCTATAGGAATTGGGAGATTGGCAGATAAAGTGGCCTCACCTTGTCCTTGAATGTTGCCAAGCGTGTAGGTCCACCTGACGGTTGATACTTTAAAGCCTTTCCCCCCAAGGTTAACTGTACCATCAGGATCTATTTCATAATTATACTGGTAGCCCATAAAGCCCCAAGAACCTTTCTTCGCCTTGTAAAGATCCTCCCCCTCAATTGCAGTCCATATTCCAAAAGTATAAAAGCCATACCAGCTCGTATAAATGTTTCCTATGTCTGGAATGTTAGATATCAGATCCATATCCCCTTCCTGATATGGCATCGTGCTCATATCTCCGACTGCTCCGGGGTTGTAGAAGATGAACCTCTGGTCGCCGTAGGTTATGGAGATCCCAATGACATCCCCACCACCGTAAAGAGAAGCATACAAGGCGAAGAAGTCAAGTGAGGGGAAGAGGAAAAACGTGTCAGTGTTTTCTGTCCTTTCTTTAACCCATACAGTGTATTCCAATGGAGCTTCCATATCTGCACTGTTGATAGGGGTTATCTTCCCATAGTACTCATAGACCTCAAACTCACCCAAATCTACCTTCTCCTGCTCTCCGGTTTCCATATTTACCTTGTTTCCGTAAATGTGTATCTTTGTCTTTTCACGCTTCTTTTCGACTTTATACTCGTAGATATCTCCTCCTTCCTCAGTTCTGACACGGAGGTGGTACTTGATGTAGGTTATCATGTATTTCTGACCGTCTATCTCAATTGGACGGTAGGCATCCCATGGACTGACCCAAGTTGCAGACTCACTTTCCGTCTCTGTATAAGTCTCACTCTCCTCATACTCCTCCGTTGAGGTATAACTCTCAGTATAGCTTTGGACTGCACTTTCGGCTTCTTCCTTAACCTTTTCTTTAATTTCCTCGCCACCCCCAATGCAGCCACTAACAAAAACTAAACCAACGATAAATAAAGCCAAAATAGCATACTTCCCTTTCATAAAGAAGCCCCCTTTCTAAATACTTTAGCTCTCATAATATTTAACCGTTCCTTATACAATTCTGTGAACTGTCCCCCACATATAAGTTTACATCCGAGATGTTAGAATAAAACCAACGCAAAAAGACAAAACTTCTATGGGTTAATGCTCAGTCGTAAGAACCTCAAAAAAGCGAAGGGGCTTGATACCCAAAATACTGCCCACAATTACCGGCAAATCCACTACGAAAGGAACTTTATCAATAATACCAATGTCGGAGGTGGCAACTACATCAAAAGATTTGAGCTCATAGTCAGGCGCCTGGGACAGCCTGACCTCCCCCACCACACCGTGCTCATTAAGGGCCTTCCTCGTGAGCTTTGCTACTTCACCGCTTTTGCTAACCGGAGCGTCATACAGAAAAACGACTTCCTTTAACTCGAGGGAGGCGAGAGTATTGGCAAGCATGTTAAGGGTTTTTAAAGTGCCGGGGCTCAGTTTGTACCCCCTTTGATATTTCAAATCTCTTAGAAGGCCGTCCTCACAGAGCACCGCTTTCCCCTCAAGAAGGGACTCTAGGGTTATGAGGACATTGAAGCCGTCAACTCCAAGCACTCTATCCTTCAGCTCTTCTTTAGAGAGGAGCTTTCTCTTGCGCTCCGCTATTGCATTATCGCTGAAAACGCATCTCGCCAAGAAGTGCCTTTCTTTTAGAGAGAGCTTGTAGTGGTTTGCAACGAATTCTAAGGCATATTTTTTCCGATAGCCTCGATTTAAGAGGTATTTAAAGTCCTGATAAGCTAAAAAGAGAGAGGACATTAAACCACCTTCTCCAGGACTTCTTCCCCTGCGTGTATCCTAATCCGGACTTTTCCACCCAAAAGGGAGCTTTTGATTTTCTTGGTTAGTATCTCATCTACTTGGAATATTCCAGCTAAATGCTTCATCCAAATCTCTATCAATATAGGTTCTTCGCCCCCTTCTTTGATCTCAACCTTGTTGATGGCTAAAGAGGAAACTGCGTGGATATCAACTTTATCCTTCTTATGCGCCAGCCTGCTTCTCCCTTCCTCCATGTCACAGCCATCAGCTATTGTCACGCAGCTCCCCTCAATGGTAGTGCAAGGAACGGCCTCATCATGAGTATAGATGGCGTTAAGGGTTAAGGCCTTCAAGAGGAGCCAATCATCCTCCTCAAACGTTTTAGCGAGGCTTTCTATTATAGACTCCGCTAGAATTGTGCTGAAGAGATAGTGGTTTTCCCTATGAATCATGTTGCCTACATCATGGAAAAGTGCTCCGAAGGCGACGATAAACTTGCTCCACTCAAAGGACTTGCCCAATTTTTCAGCGGTTGTCTGAAGACCAAACTTTTTAATAATCCTTAAAATCTCAAGTGCATTCCTTGTAGTGAGCAAAACGTGAATTGCTCCATGATCATTAAACTGGTAGACGTTTAAAACGATGTAGTTTGTTGTATCAAAGTAATGCTTGTATCTAAAGTATGTCTCCTCATAAAGCGTATAGAGGTCGTCGTTGTTCATGAATTGCTTAATCTCACTGAGCAGAACTTTTTCTTCGTACATCTTCTCACCCATTTAAATAGAAAAGAAGAGAAATTTAAATGTTATGCAAAAAATAAAAAAATCAAGCGTTTTCTTGCTCTTTAGGATTCATTTCTCTGTACTCGTAAGCAATGCCTTCATCGACTATAACGTAGACATCCTCATCGCCGTCTTTGTAATGCATTATTGGCTTATCCACTAAGTCAAAAGTTTTCTTTAGATCTTCTTTTGATGCTAAAAATACCTTCTTACTGACATGCTGGGGCACACCTTCAATCATAAAAGCCTCCAAACCCTTAAACTCTCTAGGCGGCATCTGACTTCTAATAGTGTATACTCCTCCAAGAAGTGGTGTCAAGAACAAAAGCAGCAAAGCTGGGATAACCTTTTTAGCAGTTGATACCCTTGTTGTTATTCCTAATATCCTGACTGATGTTTCCCTGGTAATCGTATTTGTCAATACTTCTTGAGTTGTCTGCTTTTCATTGGTGAAGTAATATAGACCTGCTGTGCTGTCTTGCATGAAGTTCATAGTGTGCGTAAAGCTTTCTTTTACTTCCTTACCCGCTATTACACCTATGAGGTCAACTTTTGCTTCGAAAGTGATCTTACGATTGAGTCTTTTTAGTCCGAGTTCTTCAGAGATTTCGTTCGTTCTATTGTTCAGCTGTTCCAAATTCAGTCCAAAGTTTACAAGGAATTTCCCATTGTCGAGCTTTCCGCGTTCACTAAAAAGCTCTTCTTCCCAAAGAACGACTTCTTGATTTCCTTTGTTAACACTGTATGTGACTTTTCCCGTGAGGCTGTAATTGCCCCTCACAACATCTCCTGGATTAAATCTGTATCTGTAGGTAAACAAAAAGTTCTCTACAAGCGGTATGGGATACTCCTCCCTGCTCAATGTATCTCCGTATAGAGTATTATTTTTCAATAAAGCAGTATGGAGAAGAACTCCTTCCTGAGTGTACGTAGCCACTCGTTTGTTGATAACACTATATGACTGCGCTCCCATGAGTTTTACGGAATAAAACGAAAAAACAAGTACTAGGACTACTAGAACTCCTAGGACAGCCTTTTTAGTTAAATACTTTTTTAGATATTCTTCAATCAAATCCCTATCAATTTTCATTTAACTCACCTTCAACAAATTAACATGTGCCAAATGATCCATCTCAGTCACATGCTCCCTTCTTATGCTTATCATCGTCCTCATTACACTCCTCACAATCGTCATGGCAATCACAGTCGTCATCATGGCATTCATTGCAACACGAACATATAGCAGTAACTACGAGAGAATTGCTCGTTATGTCGTATTCTTTTATTGTTGCACCATCGTTAAGCGGATAGTCTCCACATGATGTAAACTCTTGCTTTCCTGCCGGGTTTTTCCGTGTGTATATTGTTATATCTATG from Palaeococcus pacificus DY20341 includes:
- a CDS encoding coiled-coil protein; amino-acid sequence: MQVKVDPEEIKRIKQEIEALENEKKEIQIKLDELQKELNVWIQKRDEKNKEVQALRQKAREFKEKRDEVNKQIQELKKNRDEINAQLDLLYQEILEYRTKRDEYKQLRRLNMPRDQIEKKIEKLEWELQTKPVSPERERQIVDQIQVLATELEILQQADRFHNKLVEVRKKIDNLKKARRGINLEIKQLANQSQQFHEQMIENFEKAKEIKKEADEYHQKVVELRERMREVRRELREVERKIREYEDKHKELIAYKMVARMRAKKDSNFEKAVAALEKFKRGEKLTMDELLLLQRYNLV
- the dph2 gene encoding diphthamide biosynthesis enzyme Dph2 — protein: MHEIYEREVLKKLRELNAKRVLIQTPEGLKREAQYLADFLEGEEIEAIISGDINYGACDPADREAKLLGCDVLIHLGHSYMQLNLEVPTIFIPAFAKVDVVKALDKNLNEIKKLGKKIALVTTAQHIMDLKKAVEFLEEKGFQVFIGEGDNRISFKGQVLGCNFTAAKVNEEVDGVLFLGAGYFHPIGVALATKKPTLAVNPYSGDALWMDKEVERIVRKRWGQIAKAYDAKKFGVIISIKKGQLRLREAKRIIALLKEHGREAKLIAMNYINPDALEGFDFDAYVVVACPRVPVDDVERWRKAVLTPREVELLLGLREDYEFDEILGGKREEDEPLGISLKLR
- a CDS encoding METTL5 family protein, which codes for MKKKHLAMILSKLKGFKNPKFGLEQYKTPGNVAAELLWLAYSLDEIEDRVIADLGAGTGVLSVGACLLGAKKVYAVEKDEEALKIAEENVKSLKLEECVELIHADVGSFPQRVDAVIMNPPFGSQNPKADRPFLLKAFEISDVVYSIHLAKPEVRKFIEAFVRDNGFEITHRINIDFEIPAQFFFHKKRLERIRVDIYRFERTSL
- a CDS encoding mechanosensitive ion channel family protein, producing the protein MNVTNNVTGFFNQGFFAENMVFDITIGSIVKAAIVLVIGLFLARFVKHYISEISRRTEYVWIFNEETASMVHRLILVVSAIYAFDTLGILAYEVLGTTLSNLTAAFLVFYFSYMIAKKSKDYMVMSGVKKGNLPEAQLKGKLFYYAVVILAFFIALNIAGFAGKLTTLIAAAGITGIILGFSAQTVVANFISGIFMYFDKPLKIGDPVKIGEYGGVVHDIRILSTRIRTWDGTLVRIPNEKLFNSEIVNLQKYPARRVDIVVSIAYKEDAQKAIDVIKRTLDEMAYVLAEPEPMIFVDNLEDSGVSIAVRAWTPSEKWFDVRSTIVQRVKEALDSEGIEIPFPQRVNWFAEELRVKVEKE
- a CDS encoding DUF432 domain-containing protein encodes the protein MFGDVELRTQIIKIGGERIHILEETDEILLYKRDNVQRIIKKGSDNLKILPSPAVGYGVKLLMVKFKEPLTVPPGDAITGFVEAPIEVEVKVGNLTIDHFFIGREKYALYGTVENGVIVRYHVTDFYFEEPNSIGAAKIVVSNPSNEWKMLERIVIPIKGSVMFYNKEKAYYPLLITTVKNHTPEVNNTGKPPKEGLNATKEALSLPNFLMRW
- a CDS encoding DUF434 domain-containing protein; the encoded protein is MSSLFLAYQDFKYLLNRGYRKKYALEFVANHYKLSLKERHFLARCVFSDNAIAERKRKLLSKEELKDRVLGVDGFNVLITLESLLEGKAVLCEDGLLRDLKYQRGYKLSPGTLKTLNMLANTLASLELKEVVFLYDAPVSKSGEVAKLTRKALNEHGVVGEVRLSQAPDYELKSFDVVATSDIGIIDKVPFVVDLPVIVGSILGIKPLRFFEVLTTEH
- a CDS encoding HD domain-containing protein, which gives rise to MYEEKVLLSEIKQFMNNDDLYTLYEETYFRYKHYFDTTNYIVLNVYQFNDHGAIHVLLTTRNALEILRIIKKFGLQTTAEKLGKSFEWSKFIVAFGALFHDVGNMIHRENHYLFSTILAESIIESLAKTFEEDDWLLLKALTLNAIYTHDEAVPCTTIEGSCVTIADGCDMEEGRSRLAHKKDKVDIHAVSSLAINKVEIKEGGEEPILIEIWMKHLAGIFQVDEILTKKIKSSLLGGKVRIRIHAGEEVLEKVV
- a CDS encoding DUF5305 family protein produces the protein MKIDRDLIEEYLKKYLTKKAVLGVLVVLVLVFSFYSVKLMGAQSYSVINKRVATYTQEGVLLHTALLKNNTLYGDTLSREEYPIPLVENFLFTYRYRFNPGDVVRGNYSLTGKVTYSVNKGNQEVVLWEEELFSERGKLDNGKFLVNFGLNLEQLNNRTNEISEELGLKRLNRKITFEAKVDLIGVIAGKEVKESFTHTMNFMQDSTAGLYYFTNEKQTTQEVLTNTITRETSVRILGITTRVSTAKKVIPALLLLFLTPLLGGVYTIRSQMPPREFKGLEAFMIEGVPQHVSKKVFLASKEDLKKTFDLVDKPIMHYKDGDEDVYVIVDEGIAYEYREMNPKEQENA